Proteins encoded within one genomic window of Ranitomeya variabilis isolate aRanVar5 chromosome 4, aRanVar5.hap1, whole genome shotgun sequence:
- the LOC143768293 gene encoding oocyte zinc finger protein XlCOF29-like: MDMDRDKMAERILHLTLEILFRLTGEDYTVVKKTSSDRCQDPVSDGWGRPLSPITGPPPHPLIHEDINDQKILELIYKMIELLTGEVPIRSQKRKSTTL, from the exons atggatatggacagagacaagatggcggagaggatattacacctcaccctagagatcctcttccggcttactggagag gattacacagtggtgaagaagacctctagtgatcgctgtcaggaccctgtgtctgacggatggggaagacccctgagcccaatcacggggcctccacctcaccccctgatccatgaggacatcaatgaccagaagatcctagaactcatctacaagatgattgagctgctgactggagag gttcctataaggtcacAAAAGAGAAAAAGCACCACTCTATAA